In Vitis vinifera cultivar Pinot Noir 40024 chromosome 17, ASM3070453v1, one genomic interval encodes:
- the LOC100268072 gene encoding auxin response factor 2B, which yields MASSEVSIKGNCGHGRGESFTSGYSEPNDGGVSRSVAEGQKGHSSVSGAGKDFETALYTELWHACAGPLVTVPRERERVFYFPQGHIEQVEASTNQVSDQQMPVYDLPSKILCRVINVQLKAEPDTDEVFAQVTLLPEPNQDETAQEKEPLPPPPPRFHVHSFCKTLTASDTSTHGGFSVLRRHADECLPQLDMSRQPPTQELVAKDLHGNEWRFRHIFRGQPRRHLLQSGWSVFVSSKRLVAGDAFIFLRGENGELRVGVRRAMRQQGNVPSSVISSHSMHLGVLATAWHAKSTGTMFTVYYKPRTSPAEFIVPFDQYMESVKNNYSIGMRFKMRFEGEEAPEQRFTGTIVGIEDADPKRWRDSKWRCLKVRWDETSTIPRPDRVSPWKIEPAVTPPALNPLPVPRPKRPRSNMVPSSPDSSVLTREGSSKVTVDPSPASGFSRVLQGQEFSTLRGTFAESNESDTAEKSVVWPPLLDDEKIDVVSTSRRFGSDNWMHLVRHEPTCTDLLSGFGARTDSSHGFSSFVDQNDVAANTMKKHLEHESKFNLLAGPWSMMPSGLSLNLLESSIKVPVQGSDMPYQTRGDARFGGFSEYPTLHGHRVELQQGNWLMPPPAQSHFENFAHSRELMPKPILVQKQEAVKPKDGNCKLFGIPLIGNPVISEPAMSYRSMTNEPAGHLHLAPSAFDSDQKSEQSKGAKSTDNPLAVSEQEKPCQTSLPLSRDVQGKVQSVSTRSCTKVHKQGIALGRSVDLTKFNNYDELIAELDQLFEFGGELMAPKKNWLIVYTDDEGDMMLVGDDPWQEFCGMVRKIYIYTREEVQRMNPGTLNSKNDDNPSVAEGMDAKEVKRQPVPLTSNLENC from the exons ATGGCGTCGTCGGAGGTCTCGATAAAGGGGAATTGCGGGCACGGAAGGGGAGAGAGCTTCACGTCGGGGTACAGCGAGCCTAACGATGGTGGAGTGTCGAGGAGCGTTGCGGAAGGGCAGAAAGGTCATTCCAGTGTTTCCGGTGCCGGAAAAG ATTTTGAAACCGCGCTTTATACGGAGCTATGGCATGCTTGTGCCGGCCCTCTGGTGACTGTGCCTCGTGAGCGAGAGCGAGTTTTCTATTTCCCTCAGGGGCACATCGAGCAG GTTGAGGCATCGACCAATCAGGTGTCGGACCAGCAGATGCCAGTTTATGATCTTCCATCCAAGATCCTTTGTCGGGTGATCAACGTCCAATTGAAG GCTGAACCAGACACTGATGAGGTGTTTGCGCAAGTTACTTTGCTTCCTGAGCCAAAC CAAGACGAGACCGCACAAGAGAAGGAACCTCTGCCACCGCCTCCACCGAGGTTCCATGTGCATTCATTCTGCAAGACCTTGACAGCCTCTGATACAAGCACCCATGGAGGATTTTCAGTGCTGAGGCGCCATGCAGATGAATGCCTTCCACAACTG GACATGTCCCGGCAGCCTCCAACACAGGAGTTGGTTGCCAAGGATTTGCATGGAAATGAGTGGCGTTTCCGGCATATCTTTAGGG GTCAACCTCGGAGGCACTTACTTCAAAGTGGTTGGAGCGTCTTTGTTAGCTCCAAAAGGCTTGTTGCCGGGGATGCCTTTATATTTCTCAG GGGTGAGAATGGAGAACTTCGTGTTGGAGTGAGGCGTGCTATGAGGCAACAGGGCAATGTTCCATCATCGGTTATATCTAGTCACAGCATGCATCTTGGTGTCCTTGCAACAGCATGGCATGCCAAATCAACTGGAACCATGTTCACTGTTTATTACAAACCTAG GACAAGCCCTGCAGAGTTTATTGTTCCCTTTGATCAATACATGGAATCCGTCAAGAACAATTATTCAATAGGGATGAGGttcaaaatgagatttgaaGGTGAAGAAGCTCCAGAGCAGAG GTTTACGGGCACCATAGTTGGGATTGAAGATGCTGATCCCAAAAGGTGGCGAGATTCGAAGTGGAGATGTCTAAAG GTGAGATGGGATGAAACTTCTACTATCCCACGTCCAGATAGAGTTTCCCCCTGGAAAATAGAACCCGCTGTGACTCCACCTGCATTGAATCCCCTTCCAGTGCCCAGACCAAAAAGACCCCGATCAAACATGGTGCCTTCATCTCCTGATTCATCTGTCCTCACAAGGGAAG GTTCATCTAAAGTAACTGTAGACCCTTCACCAGCAAGTGGCTTTTCAAGGGTCTTGCAAGGTCAAGAATTCTCGACCTTGAGAGGCACTTTTGCTGAGAGTAATGAATCAGACACTGCTGAAAAGTCTGTTGTGTGGCCTCCTTTGCTAGATGATGAAAAGATTGATGTGGTTTCCACATCCCGAAGATTTGGATCAGACAACTGGATGCATTTAGTGAGACATGAACCAACTTGCACGGATCTACTATCTGGGTTTGGGGCTCGGACTGATTCCTCACATGGGTTCTCTTCATTTGTTGATCAAAATGATGTTGCTGCCAACACGATGAAAAAACATCTAGAACATGAAAGCAAGTTTAACTTGCTGGCAGGCCCATGGTCCATGATGCCTTCTGGCCTCTCTCTTAATTTGCTGGAGTCTAGCATTAAGGTACCTGTACAAGGCAGTGACATGCCTTACCAAACACGGGGGGATGCTAGGTTTGGTGGGTTCAGTGAGTATCCCACACTACATGGTCATAGAGTTGAGCTACAGCAAGGAAACTGGTTGATGCCTCCACCGGCTCAATcacattttgagaattttgcTCATTCAAGAGAGCTAATGCCGAAACCTATTTTGGTTCAGAAGCAAGAGGCTGTGAAACCCAAGGATGGAAACTGCAAGCTCTTTGGCATTCCTCTAATTGGTAATCCTGTTATATCAGAACCAGCAATGTCATACAGAAGCATGACAAATGAGCCAGCAGGTCATTTACATCTTGCGCCTAGTGCATTTGATTCTGATCAAAAGTCTGAACAGTCAAAAGGTGCTAAATCAACCGATAATCCTCTGGCTGTTAGTGAGCAGGAGAAACCATGCCAAACTTCTCTCCCTCTTTCAAGAGATGTTCAGGGAAAAGTTCAGAGTGTTTCAACAAGGAGTTGCACCAAG GTTCACAAGCAGGGAATTGCTCTTGGTAGATCTGTGGACCTTACTAAATTCAACAACTATGATGAATTGATTGCTGAATTGGATCAGTTGTTCGAATTCGGGGGCGAGTTAATGGCTCCCAAGAAGAATTGGCTGATTGTGTATACTGATGATGAGGGTGATATGATGCTTGTTGGAGATGATCCATGGCA ggAATTTTGTGGCATGGTTCGGAAGATCTACATTTACACCAGAGAGGAGGTGCAAAGGATGAATCCAGGGACCTTAAATTCAAAGAATGACGATAATCCATCAGTTGCAGAAGGCATGGATGCAAAAGAAGTGAAACGTCAGCCGGTTCCTTTGACATCAAACCTAGAGAATTGCTAG
- the LOC100245749 gene encoding transcription factor ICE1, with protein sequence MLSGVNGVVWMEGREEEEEAASWIRNSNNNNGGGSSCGVVDSSKDDMGSLSTFKSMLDVDDEWYFTGNAGQNHQEIRDISFSTNLAGADNLLLHPVDSSSSCSPSSSVFNNLDPSQVQFFLPPKPTLSSLLNLISNNPLEHSFDMGCEQGFLETQAPNSQTLVNRGGEVLPHFADMGSHAQMNTPNLISEPQFGITRVLQLTENSAPIGAGFSSSGIRGFEEGSMNSLFVNRSKLLRPLETFPSVGAQPTLFQKRAALRKNLADNGSILGGLGPEGGQVLSGVEDDKGKREMGEENDRKWRNSNAEDIEDASIDASGLNYDSDELTENNKMEENGKNSGNNSNANSTVTGGDHKGKKKGLPAKNLMAERRRRKKLNDRLYMLRSVVPKISKMDRASILGDAIEYLKELLQRINNLHNELESTPPGSSLTPTTSFHPLTPTPPTLPCRIKEELCPSSLSSPNGQPARVEVRAREGRAVNIHMFCGRRPGLLLSTMRALDSLGLDIQQAVISCFNGFALDIFRAEQSKEGQDVHPEQIKAVLLDSAGFHGMM encoded by the exons ATGTTGTCGGGGGTGAACGGCGTGGTGTGGATGGAGGGGAgagaagaggaggaggaggctGCTTCATGGATCAGAAACAGCAATAACAACAACGGCGGCGGCAGCAGCTGTGGAGTGGTGGACAGTAGTAAAGATGATATGGGTTCTCTTTCTACCTTCAAATCCATGCTTGATGTTGATGATGAGTGGTACTTTACTGGCAATGCCGGTCAGAATCACCAGGAAATTAGAGATATTTCCTTCTCTACTAACCTGGCTGGAGCTGATAATTTGCTGCTGCACCCAGTGGACTCGTCGTCTTCGTGTTCTCCGTCGTCTTCAGTGTTCAACAATCTCGACCCATCTCAGGTGCAGTTCTTCTTGCCTCCAAAACCCACCTTATCTTCACTCCTCAACCTCATTTCCAACAACCCTTTAGAGCATAGCTTTGATATGGGTTGCGAGCAGGGGTTCTTGGAGACTCAAGCTCCAAATTCCCAGACTTTGGTTAATCGGGGAGGTGAGGTTTTGCCCCATTTCGCCGATATGGGCTCGCATGCCCAGATGAACACTCCTAATCTGATCTCTGAGCCTCAATTTGGAATCACCCGGGTGCTCCAACTGACCGAAAACAGTGCTCCTATTGGCGCCGGGTTCAGTTCATCGGGGATTCGAGGTTTTGAGGAGGGTTCTATGAACTCTTTGTTTGTGAATAGGTCTAAGTTGCTGAGGCCTCTCGAAACTTTCCCTTCAGTGGGTGCACAGCCCACTCTCTTTCAGAAGAGAGCAGCTTTGAGGAAGAATTTAGCTGATAATGGCAGCATTTTGGGGGGTTTGGGGCCTGAAGGTGGTCAGGTTTTGAGTGGGGTTGAGGATGATAAGGGAAAGAGGGAAATGGGTGAAGAAAATGATAGGAAGTGGAGAAACAGCAATGCAGAAGATATTGAGGATGCCAGCATTGATGCGTCGGGTTTGAATTATGATTCGGATGAGCTTACAGAGAATAACAAGATGGAGGAGAATGGCAAGAACAGTGGGAACAACTCAAATGCAAATAGCACTGTTACTGGTGGAGATCACAAGGGGAAGAAGAAGGGTCTCCCTGCTAAAAATTTAATGGCAGAGAGGCGCCGCCGGAAGAAGCTCAATGATAGGCTGTACATGCTGCGATctgttgtcccaaaaattagcAAG ATGGATAGGGCTTCAATCCTTGGGGATGCAATTGAGTACTTGAAGGAACTTCTGCAAAGGATCAACAACCTCCATAATGAACTGGAGTCCACCCCTCCTGGCTCGTCACTGACACCTACCACAAGCTTCCACCCTTTGACACCAACCCCTCCTACCCTTCCCTGCCGTATCAAGGAAGAACTTTGCCCAAGCTCATTATCAAGCCCGAATGGTCAACCTGCAAGG GTTGAAGTTAGGGCAAGAGAGGGAAGAGCTGTAAACATCCACATGTTCTGTGGCCGCAGACCAGGTCTATTGCTCTCCACCATGAGGGCTCTGGACAGCCTTGGGCTAGACATTCAGCAAGCTGTTATCAGCTGTTTCAATGGGTTTGCTTTGGATATTTTTCGAGCTGAG CAAAGCAAGGAAGGGCAGGACGTCCATCCTGAGCAAATCAAAGCAGTGCTCTTAGATTCAGCAGGTTTCCATGGCATGATGTAG
- the LOC100250896 gene encoding ATP-dependent Clp protease ATP-binding subunit ClpA homolog CD4B, chloroplastic, which translates to MARALVQSTNIFASVADGKHGKFQGSERTKKSVKMMCNVQAPGLRIRGFSGLRGANALDNLVRSGHDFHSRVAAAISVRGGKASRCVARAMFERFTEKAIKVIMLAQEEARRLGHNFVGTEQILLGLIGEGTGIAAKVLKSMGINLKDARVEVEKIIGRGSGFVAVEIPFTPRAKRVLELSLEEARQLGHNYIGSEHLLLGLLREGEGVAARVLENLGADPSNIRTQVIRMVGESTEAVGAGVGGGTTGNKMPTLEEYGTNLTKLAEEGKLDPVVGRQQQIERVTQILGRRTKNNPCLIGEPGVGKTAIAEGLAQRIANGDVPETIEGKKVITLDMGLLVAGTKYRGEFEERLKKLMEEIKQSDEIILFIDEVHTLIGAGAAEGAIDAANILKPALARGELQCIGATTLDEYRKHIEKDPALERRFQPVKVPEPSVDETIQILKGLRERYEIHHKLRYTDEALVSAARLSYQYISDRFLPDKAIDLIDEAGSRVRLRHAQLPEEARELEKELRQITKEKNEAVRSQDFEKAGELRDREMDLKAQISTLIDKGKEMTKAETEAGDIGPMVTEVDIQHIVSAWTGIPVEKVSTDESDRLLKMEETLHRRVIGQDEAVKAISRAIRRARVGLKNPNRPIASFIFSGPTGVGKSELAKALAAYYFGSEEAMIRLDMSEFMERHTVSKLIGSPPGYVGYTEGGQLTEAVRRRPYTVVLFDEIEKAHPDVFNMMLQILEDGRLTDSKGRTVDFKNTLLIMTSNVGSSVIEKGGRRIGFDLDYDEKDSSYNRIKSLVTEELKQYFRPEFLNRLDEMIVFRQLTKLEVKDIADIMLKEVFERLKAKDIELQVTERFRDRVVDEGYNPSYGARPLRRAIMRLLEDSMAEKMLAREIKEGDSVIVDVDSDGNVTVLNGSSGAPPESLPEAMPV; encoded by the exons ATGGCTAGGGCTCTGGTTCAGTCAACCAATATCTTTGCTTCAGTTGCTGATGGGAAGCATGGAAAGTTTCAAGGGTCTGAGAGAACCAAAAAGTCTGTCAAAATGATGTGTAATGTCCAAGCACCTGGATTGAGGATCAGAGGCTTCTCAGGATTGCGAGGAGCCAATGCTTTAGATAATTTGGTGAGATCAGGCCATGATTTCCATTCCAGAGTGGCAGCTGCTATTTCTGTTCGGGGAGGAAAGGCTAGTCGATGTGTAGCTAGAGCTATGTTTGAGCGCTTCACTGAGAAAGCAATTAAAGTTATTATGCTTGCACAAGAGGAAGCAAGAAGACTTGGTCACAATTTTGTTGGCACTGAGCAGATTCTGTTGGGTCTTATTGGGGAAGGCACTGGTATTGCTGCTAAGGTCCTTAAATCCATGGGAATCAATCTGAAAGATGCCCGTGTGGAAGTGGAAAAGATAATTGGAAGGGGCAGTGGATTTGTTGCTGTCGAGATTCCATTTACGCCTCGAGCAAAGCGTGTTTTGGAACTTTCGCTGGAGGAAGCTCGGCAACTTG GCCATAACTATATTGGATCGGAGCACTTGCTTCTGGGACTACTTCGTGAAGGCGAAGGTGTAGCTGCCCGTGTTCTTGAGAATTTAGGTGCTGACCCTAGTAATATTCGCACTCAG GTCATTCGTATGGTGGGTGAGAGTACAGAAGCTGTTGGTGCTGGTGTTGGAGGAGGAACCACTGGCAATAAGATGCCAACGTTGGAGGAGTATGGTACCAATTTAACAAAGCTGGCAGAGGAG GGTAAATTGGACCCTGTTGTTGGAAGGCAGCAACAAATAGAGCGTGTAACCCAAATTTTGGGTCGACGGACTAAAAATAACCCATGCCTCATTGGAGAACCTGGCGTTGGAAAAACAGCAATTGCAGAAGGCCTTGCACAAAGAATTGCAAATGGTGATGTTCCAGAAACGATTGAGGGGAAGAAG GTTATAACATTGGATATGGGTCTCCTTGTTGCTGGAACAAAATATCGCGGAGAGTTTGAGGAAAGATTGAAGAAGCTAATGGAAGAAATCAAACAAAGTGATGAGATAATACTCTTCATTGATGAGGTACACACCTTAATTGGAGCAGGAGCAGCAGAGGGGGCGATTGATGCTGCTAACATCTTGAAGCCAGCTCTTGCAAGGGGTGAACTGCAG TGTATCGGAGCCACAACACTGGATGAATACAGGAAGCACATTGAGAAAGACCCTGCCTTGGAAAGGAGATTCCAGCCAGTCAAAGTGCCTGAACCATCTGTGGATGAAACCATACAAATTTTGAAAGGGCTTCGGGAGCGGTATGAGATCCATCACAAGCTCCGGTATACGGATGAAGCTTTGGTATCTGCTGCCCGACTGTCATACCAGTACATTAG TGATCGATTTCTTCCTGATAAGGCAATTGACTTGATCGACGAAGCTGGTTCTCGGGTTCGACTTCGTCATGCACAG CTTCCAGAGGAAGCAAGAGAGCTTGAGAAAGAGCTCAGACAGATCActaaagagaagaatgaagcaGTACGAAGCCAAGATTTTGAGAAG GCCGGTGAATTACGTGATAGAGAAATGGATCTAAAGGCACAGATCTCAACCCTCATAGACAAAGGCAAGGAGATGACCAAGGCAGAGACTGAGGCAGGAGATATAGGTCCTATGGTGACAGAAGTGGACATTCAGCACATTGTATCTGCTTGGACTGGCATCCCTGTTGAGAAAGTGTCAACTGATGAATCTGATCGTCTCCTCAAGATGGAGGAGACCCTCCACAGACGAGTCATTGGTCAGGATGAAGCTGTTAAAGCCATCAGCCGTGCTATTCGCCGAGCTCGTGTTGGACTCAAGAATCCCAACCGTCCAATTGCCAGCTTCATCTTTTCTGGTCCAACTGGTGTAGGAAAGTCAGAATTGGCAAAAGCACTAGCTGCTTACTATTTTGGTTCTGAAGAAGCCATGATCCGTCTTGATATGAGTGAGTTCATGGAGAGACACACAGTCTCCAAACTGATTGGTTCACCTCCTGGTTATGTTGGTTATACTGAGGGTGGTCAGTTGACTGAGGCTGTTAGACGCCGACCTTATACAGTGGTTCTCTTTGATGAAATTGAGAAGGCTCACCCTGATGTCTTCAACATGATGCTTCAGATTCTTGAGGATGGCAGGTTGACAGACAGCAAGGGCCGAACTGTGGACTTCAAGAATACTCTTTTGATAATGACATCCAATGTTGGAAGCAGTGTGATCGAGAAGGGAGGCCGCAGGATAGGATTTGATCTCGATTACGATGAAAAGGATAGCAGTTACAACCGAATTAAGAGCTTGGTGACAGAGGAACTGAAACAATATTTCAGGCCAGAGTTCTTGAATAGATTGGATGAGATGATTGTTTTCCGACAGCTCACTAAGCTGGAGGTGAAGGACATTGCTGATATAATGCTGAAGGAGGTGTTTGAAAGGCTGAAGGCCAAGGACATAGAACTTCAGGTGACCGAGAGGTTTAGAGATAGAGTGGTGGATGAAGGGTACAACCCCAGTTATGGTGCAAGGCCACTGAGAAGAGCCATAATGAGACTTTTGGAGGACAGCATGGCTGAGAAGATGCTTGCAAGGGAAATCAAAGAAGGCGATTCGGTAATTGTGGATGTTGATTCTGATGGAAATGTCACTGTGCTCAATGGCAGCAGTGGTGCTCCACCTGAGTCATTACCAGAGGCAATGCCTGTGTAA